GGAGTACATGTGCGAGGTTGGCGTATCATACGCCTGGGTGAACTTGTGCACCTGCGGTGCCACGGTCGGGGCGTAGCTCAGCGTCGGCGTGTACGACCCAGACAGGGGCTGAGCGTACGTCGTCGGCAGCAGGGTCGTGTCGGTGTTGTACGTGGACGAAAGCTCCGAGCTGCCCGCATCACCGCCAAACTTGGCCTGGATCGCACCGAACTGCGGCTGGACATCGCACACCGTGCCGGCGACCAGCGTGGACAGTGGAGCGGAGAAGATGCGGAAGTTGACGTCGCTGTAGTCGAGGTCCGCAATCAGGAACACCGGCATGCGGTCCGAGATGACCCACACCTGTTCCTCCTCGTCGATCTTCACGTCCGCCGGGAAGACCAGCTCCACATCGTCCCGGTCGACTATGCCGTGGTATTCCGGGCTGTACGGCAGCGACGAGTGCCAGCAGCCCACCGCGTTCTGGTCGATCAGGTTGAACAGCTGCAGGCCGGTGTCGCTCATGACGCGCGATGTCGTGTGGCTGTTCGGGCCGCGCTCCTTCAGATATTGGAAATCGTGGAAGCTCTCCTCCACCTTGGTCTCGTCGCGGAGGATTCGGGTCGAGACGGTGAACTCGCGGTGGCTGGCCAGCGGCGAGAAGTACATCGTGCGGTATCCGTCCGCCTGCAGCGGTGTCAGCGACATGCCGAAGATGCCTTCCTCGCCCCACTGGAAGTTCAGCCCGGCCACGTTAAAGTCACCGCGCAGCGGATCCGGGAAGAAGAAGCTGTGCGCGAAGCGCCACGATTTGTTCTGCTCGAAGGAGTACACGATCAGCCCGTAACCGAGCTCGTCCGACATGTACGCGTACGTGTCGTCGCAGCTGCGCCCCATATCGATGGCGATGTTGGCGATGAAGGTGTTCGCGTTGGTATCGTCCGCGCGGAGCTCGTACCGGCGCAACCGGCGGTTCGTCTTCAGGTCCCAAACGTTGAGCGCGTACGGGCAAAGCTGCTGCGTGGTGTTACCAATGCCAACGGTGCCGGTGTCGAGGGCCCACAGGCGGCCACACTTGTCCGCCTTAATACGGTACACCGTGGACAGCCCGTTCGCGCAGTCTCCGGCCACGTTCGAGGACCAGTCCGGGTAGGGGATGAGAGCCGGCGAACCGGACGGTGTCTGGTTCATGTCGATATAGTTAAGCGTTGAGGGGATACCTGACATATGCACaaagcagaaaacaaacagattaATGTCACGCATCTGACAGGACTATAATGTCAGGATCACTATCGGCCGAGGGATCTTAAGCTTTGGAGCCGTGCCTACCGCAACCGACATAACCGATCTAAGCCATGCCACCAAGGACGACCGGCGCTGTAGGAACCTGTAGCATAACGATTCGCCGTCACCGCCGCCAAGTCCTACGGCTGTTTCACCGCACAAACTCTCAAAAGTCAACCAACCATTAACTCATGGTTTATTCGGGTAGGTCTGGTTAGGCCGCTCGTCAAGGTTGGGCCGCTGTCATCACGCCACTAACTAGCGTTTGCCCAGCTAATCCACTTCACTTTCAAGCATTGGCGAGCGCTGTCCTTGAACTTGCACGCTTAGTCTGAGCCGCCAAACCGGGGACTGCCACAACCGAAAAACTGAAGccgaaaaagaaacggaaaacaacaaactcggCTCGGCTTCCAGCCGGTCCGCCACAGCCATTAATTTGGCGTACCGAAACGGTGTtgcaaatgtaacaaaaaactattttttttttcctttgtgaaATCACAGCAAGCAGGCTGGGAGATGGCTGGACTTGTTGCAATGCACCCTTTTTCGGGCTGGTTGGCGTGTAGCGATTTAGGAGCTCTGCTACGGTCCGGTCCAATTCCGGTCCGGCCCACCAAAATAGACGAGGCGCTCGGTCGACACCGACATCGCGGTACTGCCGGCGGGTGAACTGGGAGCAGAAGTGAACATTAAGACGGTGGTaggaaaattatgcaaatcttGCACCCATGGTCCGTTTCTCGCCACCATGTACCGCCCAGTTGCACCGATTGCCGTGCATAGATGCGTGCCCGGTAAGCGCATTTGTAGTCATTTTTCATATTCtacatttttgacagcttgTTTACACCCCGATGGTCGGTAGGTACCTACCGTGTACGGCCGGTTATGAGCTACAAACCGTACCTGCATTTCGACATTCCGAACTGAACGTTTTCTCTCCCTGCTAGCCGCATGTTCGCGCGTCTTTAGACACCTTGTTTTGTCGTTTGCGTCCGACGGTTGGTAGCGGCCTTTGTGACGCTACGACTGCAACGCAATCCTAAACGCATGTAGCGCACACAGAGTCggatgaggaaaaaaaaaatagcggAAAAGCATTCGTTgttttttataaatcttttCACTAAGCCACCATTCCAGCGGTAGTGTTAGCGTTGTAACATGGTGCCGAACGACACCAATTTTTCGATATGGTCCGCCCAGCCGTTCGGGTAATTTGGGCACTTTCGAACCGTGCACCAAACCTCAGCAGATGCTTTTGCAACTCCGGGCCCAACGATTCGTCACATACCAGTTGGGAAAGTTTCCAAAgtgaccgaaaaaaaaacaactccccaAATGTCCACTGAACCGGGGTAGGCTGTTTCATTGCGCGCGCCGCCTGTCCACACCTGAGGTTCACGGGTTAGTCAGAAGGCTGGCGCTAGAACGGCCCGAATGGG
This sequence is a window from Anopheles marshallii chromosome X, idAnoMarsDA_429_01, whole genome shotgun sequence. Protein-coding genes within it:
- the LOC128706999 gene encoding protein yellow — its product is MYGGRMLLIVVCLVAGSVSATQKLQERYSWQQLDFVFPNQRLKQQALARGDYVPTNGLPVGIERWENKLFVSVPRWKDGIPSTLNYIDMNQTPSGSPALIPYPDWSSNVAGDCANGLSTVYRIKADKCGRLWALDTGTVGIGNTTQQLCPYALNVWDLKTNRRLRRYELRADDTNANTFIANIAIDMGRSCDDTYAYMSDELGYGLIVYSFEQNKSWRFAHSFFFPDPLRGDFNVAGLNFQWGEEGIFGMSLTPLQADGYRTMYFSPLASHREFTVSTRILRDETKVEESFHDFQYLKERGPNSHTTSRVMSDTGLQLFNLIDQNAVGCWHSSLPYSPEYHGIVDRDDVELVFPADVKIDEEEQVWVISDRMPVFLIADLDYSDVNFRIFSAPLSTLVAGTVCDVQPQFGAIQAKFGGDAGSSELSSTYNTDTTLLPTTYAQPLSGSYTPTLSYAPTVAPQVHKFTQAYDTPTSHMYSTQSYPTTAKAYAYNKYHGVEFHAHGAPHHGHGYHHGPHSHDGVAEQEPGYNGHRGGYWNGPHKKQDSWKQFFY